In Streptomyces sp. NBC_00683, the DNA window CGAGTGCCGAGGTGCTGATGAACAGGCCCTTCCGCCCGGTGTCGGGGTGTTCGAGGACGACGGGATGCTCGACGGTCTCCGTGACGGCGGTCCGCGTGCTGCCCTGTGCATAGTTCTGCGGGTCGGCGTCGTAGACGGCGCTCACCGATGCGAGCAGCACCTTGAACGGCTCCGACAGGTCGTCGTACGCCGTCTGGAGATCGGCCCACAGGGTGTGCCCGCCGAGTTCGGGCACCTCCTCGTAGGTGAGTGACTCGATGGCGAACACGGGGCTCCGCCACAGCCCGCCGATGTGCCAGGTGCTCGCCTTGCCCGTCTGCCGGACGTTGTAGGGGTAGACCAGCGGGTTGGCGGCGTCCTTCGCGGCGGTGGGGTGGTCGAACGGTTCCGCGAAGATGTCCACGGCCCTGACGTGCTGATCGGGCGTCAGGTTCTGGTTCCGGAACACCAGCACCTTGTGTTCCCGGAAGGCATGGCGCAGGAGGTCCGCGGTCTCGGCGTCGACGGTGTCCGTGAGGTCGACCCCGATGACCTCGGCTCCGAACCTCGGTCCTACGCGCCGTATTTCATGACTGGTGACAGTGGTCATGCCCATCTCTCTCCGTTGTCGTGCGGGACGACGCACACCCCCGCAGCGGGGGCGTGCGAACGGTGAGGTCCTGCCCTGTCCGATCTCTGGACCGGATCAGAACGGTGCCTGGGTTCGTCGACAGAGGGACGCGTCGGTACGCGCCAGATCCACATGCAATCTGCGGTACAGGGCCGGGGAGGTCACCCGACCACGGTAGTCGGACCGGTTCGCTGCGGGCGAGGGAGCGTAGGCGCTCCGGGCCTGTTGGCAGCCCGCTTCGGGGGGCCGGACATCCCTTGGGCGCAGGTCGGGCGGCATCGTTGCACTCTTATGAACATCGACGGTCGAGTGCCACCGCCTTCATCGTGCGTGCGCTGCTGGTCGGCGTGGTGATGACGGGCGGGATGCTCCGGTGATCGCCGGCCTCGTGAGCCCCACTGACGAGAACGACGGCGCCTCCGATGGCAACGAGGATCCAGCCGAAGACGCCGCTCCCCTGCGGTCGACAGCCGACCCGGGAGGATTGTGCGCCTTGGGCAGCTGGACTACGTTTACAAGCCGCCCTTCGGCCTGACCCGCCCGGCCGAAGTCGTTCCCCTCAGCGGACTCTCGCACTCCTCGAACCGAAAGGCGTAAGTCACACCTATGACGCCCGCTGTCTATGCGCGCACGAAGAAGATTGTCCAGGTTCTGATCTGGATCGGCCTTGGACTCATGCTGTGGGGAGGCGCCGCGTGGTGGACGAACCACGATGAAGTCGGGAAATGCGGTGATGACGTGATGAGGTCTGGCGATGTGTGCAACTCCATCAGTTCTCATGGCGGGAGTTCGGCGACGTACGAAGAAGCCATCCAGGACAAGCAGGACCTTCTTCTTCTCGACAAGGCGCTCGTCGGGGGCGGTGCTGCCGTGTTCGTCCTGTCCGCGGCCGGCCTGATCGCGCTCAACCGAAGGGAGTAGGGGCTGCCTGACACCGGGGGCGTGGGTGGACGCGAGCTGCCGTCCAACCCAACGTCGTGGGTGCAACTGACCGATGTGGAGTCGGAGTTCATCGGCCCATGCTGCCGTCGGTGAGTAAGGTCCGTATCCCGAGCGACTGCGGCAGCAGTTCGAAGGGGGATCCGGCCGTTCAGGACAGGTGGGCAGTGGCGGGAGATGCCGGCGGACCTCGGCGCCTGGTCGACCGTCCACAACCGCTTCTGACAGTGGCGTGACGCCGGGGGCTTCGAGGCGTTGCTGGACGGGCTGATCGC includes these proteins:
- a CDS encoding TauD/TfdA dioxygenase family protein, whose amino-acid sequence is MTTVTSHEIRRVGPRFGAEVIGVDLTDTVDAETADLLRHAFREHKVLVFRNQNLTPDQHVRAVDIFAEPFDHPTAAKDAANPLVYPYNVRQTGKASTWHIGGLWRSPVFAIESLTYEEVPELGGHTLWADLQTAYDDLSEPFKVLLASVSAVYDADPQNYAQGSTRTAVTETVEHPVVLEHPDTGRKGLFISTSALGLTGVTPEEGKALLDHLLRHASSPNYTIRLGWNPGDFVLWDNQATWHYAVDDYGDGARVYRKVIGVERQETGTAV